The genomic region CTGAAGGCGATGAGCCCCGGCGTCGTGGACTTCCTTTTCCGGCAGCTCGTTGCGGGGGAGCCTGGGGAGGACGTCCAGTGGGGCCGGGAAGGCGTTGCGCTCTCGGACCAGGCGCCGGGGGCGGAGCTGGCACGCCGGCTGTCTGAAACGGACGTCGATGCGCTGACGCCCACGGAGCTGTTCCACTACGTCCGCGCCGCGCAGCGCCTCACCCTGTGGGCCGAATCGTTGCGGGAAGCGGCCGTAGAGCGATACTGCTCGGGGGCAGGCCCCGCCTAGGATGGGCTCGTGACCGCACCGCTGACCGTATCCGCCATCCAGTACGCGGCCCTGGAGGGCGGCATCGACACCAATGTGCCAGAGCACGTGCGCCTCATCGAGGACGCTGACTCGCACGGCGCCAGGCTGGTGGTGTTTCCCGAGCTCTCGCTCACGGGGTACAACCTGCCGCTGCTTCGGGGCGGGGACCAGCGGGGAGGCGACGAGCGGGGCGGGGACCAGCGGGGCGGGGACCGGCGGGGCAGGGACCAGTGGGTGGCGCCCGCGGACCATCGCCTGGACCCGATCCGGGAGATCTGCCGCAGAACCGGCATCACCGCCGTCGTCGGGGCGCCCTTCCGGGACCAGGACGGCACGCGGCGGCTCGCATCCCTGGCCGTCCACCCGAACGGCGCGGAAGAGGCTGGCTTCAAGGCGCACCTGCACGGCGACGAGCAGTCCCTGTTTGAAGCAGGGCCAGGGTTCGAACAAGGGCGCGGGTCTGAGGGGGGTCGAGAACCGCTCATGCTGGACGTGGACGGCTGGAGGGTCGCGCTGGCCATCTGCTTCGATGCTGCCCATCCGGCACACTCCGGCGCTGCTGCCGCCGCCGGAGCCGACGTGTATGCCGTCTCGGCGCTCTACACGCAGGAGGAGGGCCACCGGCTGGGGCTGCATCTTGGAGCGCGGGCCATGGACAACCGCATGTACGGTGTCCTTGCCAACCTGGGGGGCCGCACCCCGCTGGGGCCGTCCTGCGGCCTGAGCGGTTTCTGGGGACCGGACGGGCTGCCGATGCGGCAGGCGGGCGGTACAGGAACGGAAGTGGTCACCGCTGTCCTGCGGCGGGGTTCCCTGAATCGGTACCGCGGCTAGCGTGCGCGCCGGAATTTGACGATCATCACGCGGCGGCCATTGTCCTAACCTGCACGTGACAGGGTAACGTTTTTCCCATGGCTGACACTTCCGCGAACATTCCTGCCTTGGGCACCCTCCTGACCGCCATGGTCACCCCGTTCACCACTGACGGCAAGGTCGATTACCAGCAGGCCGCGGAACTGGCCAGCAAGCTCGTTGACGAGGGCTGCGACGGCCTCGTCGTCACAGGGACCACCGGCGAGACGTCCACCCTCACCGACGAGGAAAACCTCGGGATGTTCCGCGCCGTGATGGAAGCCGTGGGTGGGCGTGCCGCCGTCATCGCCGGCACCGGAACCAACGACACCGCACACTCCGTGCACCTGTCCCAGGAAGCCGCAAAGCTGGGCGTCGACGGCCTGCTGATCGTCACGCCCTACTACAACAAGCCCAGCCAGGCCGGCGTTCGGGCGCACTTCGAGACGGTCGCCTCCGCCACGGACCTGCCTGTCATGCTCTACGACATCCCCGGACGGTCCTCCATCGAGATCGCGCCGGATACCATGATCCGTCTGGCCCAGCACCCGAACATCGTGGCCGTCAAGGACGCCAAGGCCGACTTCGCTGCGGCCACCCGCGTTCTTGCCGAGACCGACCTTGCCTTCTACTCCGGCGACGACGGCCTGACCCTGCAGTGGATGGCGCTGGGCGCCGTGGGCCTCGTGGGTGTCACCACGCACGTTGCCACCCGCCGCTTCCGGGAGCTCATCGACGCGATCAACGCGAATGACCTCGGGACCGCCCGCAAGATCAACTTCGAGCTTGAGCCGGTAGTGCGCGCAACGATGACCCGTGTCCAGGGTGCCGTGGCAGCCAAGCAAATTCTTAAATGGCAGGGAGTCCTGCCCAACTCGATTGTCCGCTTGCCCCTCGTGGAGCCGGACGAAGCCGAGATCGAAACCATCCGCGAGGACTTGGCGGAAGGAGGGCTGGTCTTTTCCTGAGGGACTGAGACCGGCACTCTTCCGTCTGGAAAGAAGTGCATTATGACCCAAGTAGCCCTCCCCGGCCTCGTTACGCCTCCCCGCCTTCCCCAAGGCACCCTGCGGATTGTTCCGCTGGGCGGGCTGGGCGAAATCGGCCGGAACATGGCTGTGTTCGAAATCGACGGCAAGCTGCTGGTTGTCGACTGCGGCGTCCTCTTCCCCGAGGAAACCCAGCCCGGCGTTGATCTGATCCTGCCCGATTTCTCCTACATCGAGGACCGGATCAATGACATCGTCGCCGTAGTCCTCACGCACGGCCACGAGGACCACATCGGAGCCGTTCCGTATCTGCTGCGGCTCCGCAACGACATTCCGCTCGTGGGTTCCCAGCTGACGCTGGCGCTGGTTGAGGCCAAGCTGCAGGAACACCGGATCAAGCCCTACACGTTGTCCGTCACCGAGGGGCAGGTGGAGCAGTTCGGTCCCTTCCAGTGCGAGTTCGTGGCCGTCAACCACTCCATCCCGGACGCTTTGGCCGTCTTCATCCGCACGGCCGGCGGCACGGTGCTGCACACGGGCGACTTCAAGATGGACCAGCTGCCCCTGGACGGCCGCATCACCGATCTCCGGCATTTCGCCAAGCTGGGTGAAGAAGGCGTGGATCTGTTCATGTCCGACTCCACCAACGCCGACGTCCCGGGATTCACCACCGCGGAGAAGGAGATCGGCCCCACCCTGGACCGGCTCTTCGCCCAGGCCACCAAGCGCATCATCGTCGCGTCGTTCTCCTCGCACGTCCACAGGGTGCAGCAGGTCCTGGACGCCGCGGCCAAGCACGGCCGTAACGTCGCCTTCGTGGGACGTTCCATGGTGCGGAACATGGCCATCGCCGCCAAACTTGGCTACCTGCATGTGCCGGACGGCATAGTAGTGGATCTGAAGAACATCGACACCCTGCCCGACAACCGGGTAGTGCTGATGTCCACCGGTTCCCAGGGCGAGCCCATGGCCGCGCTTTCACGCATGGCCAACGGCGACCACCGCGTGGTGGTGGGCCAGGGTGACACCGTCATCCTGGCGTCCAGCCTCATCCCCGGCAACGAGAAC from Arthrobacter globiformis harbors:
- a CDS encoding carbon-nitrogen hydrolase family protein → MTAPLTVSAIQYAALEGGIDTNVPEHVRLIEDADSHGARLVVFPELSLTGYNLPLLRGGDQRGGDERGGDQRGGDRRGRDQWVAPADHRLDPIREICRRTGITAVVGAPFRDQDGTRRLASLAVHPNGAEEAGFKAHLHGDEQSLFEAGPGFEQGRGSEGGREPLMLDVDGWRVALAICFDAAHPAHSGAAAAAGADVYAVSALYTQEEGHRLGLHLGARAMDNRMYGVLANLGGRTPLGPSCGLSGFWGPDGLPMRQAGGTGTEVVTAVLRRGSLNRYRG
- the dapA gene encoding 4-hydroxy-tetrahydrodipicolinate synthase, with protein sequence MADTSANIPALGTLLTAMVTPFTTDGKVDYQQAAELASKLVDEGCDGLVVTGTTGETSTLTDEENLGMFRAVMEAVGGRAAVIAGTGTNDTAHSVHLSQEAAKLGVDGLLIVTPYYNKPSQAGVRAHFETVASATDLPVMLYDIPGRSSIEIAPDTMIRLAQHPNIVAVKDAKADFAAATRVLAETDLAFYSGDDGLTLQWMALGAVGLVGVTTHVATRRFRELIDAINANDLGTARKINFELEPVVRATMTRVQGAVAAKQILKWQGVLPNSIVRLPLVEPDEAEIETIREDLAEGGLVFS
- a CDS encoding ribonuclease J; amino-acid sequence: MTQVALPGLVTPPRLPQGTLRIVPLGGLGEIGRNMAVFEIDGKLLVVDCGVLFPEETQPGVDLILPDFSYIEDRINDIVAVVLTHGHEDHIGAVPYLLRLRNDIPLVGSQLTLALVEAKLQEHRIKPYTLSVTEGQVEQFGPFQCEFVAVNHSIPDALAVFIRTAGGTVLHTGDFKMDQLPLDGRITDLRHFAKLGEEGVDLFMSDSTNADVPGFTTAEKEIGPTLDRLFAQATKRIIVASFSSHVHRVQQVLDAAAKHGRNVAFVGRSMVRNMAIAAKLGYLHVPDGIVVDLKNIDTLPDNRVVLMSTGSQGEPMAALSRMANGDHRVVVGQGDTVILASSLIPGNENAVFRIINGLLKLGADVIHKGNAKVHVSGHAAAGELLYCYNILEPLNAMPVHGETRHLIANGKIAEESGVPAASILLADNGTVIDLRDHQADIVGQVEVGFVYVDGSSVGEITDADLKDRRVLGDEGFISIITVINRATGKVVSGPEIHARGVAEDDSVFDDIIPKINAALEEAVLSNADHTNHQLQQIVRRAVGTWVNRKLRRRPMIIPVVLEA